AGTCGAAGAAGCCATTGCACAATTAAAACAAGCCATCCAAGAACAAATCGATAGGAGTGACAATGCATGAAAGTAATTTTCACACAAGATGTTAAAGGTAAAGGTAAAAAAGGTGAAGTCAAAGACGTACCTGTTGGATATGCCAATAACTTTTTAATTAAAAACAATTATGCTGTTGAAGCGACACCAGGTAACTTGAAAAAATTAGAACAACAAAATAAACGTATTGAAAAAGATAAACAACAAGAACTTGATGATGCGAAGGTACTAAAAGCAAAACTTGAATCATTAGAAGTTGAAGTTACTGCCAAATCAGGTGAAAGTGGCAAATTATTCGGATCTGTGAGTACAAAACAAATTGCAGAAGCATTAAATAAACAACATGGCATTAAAATTGATAAACGTAAAATGGAGCTTTCACACGGTATTCAAGCATTAGGTTATACGAACGTACCAGTTAAACTGCATAAAGAAGTAGAAGGCGTTATTCGCGTGCATACGGTGGAGAAATAAATATTTTACTTAGGGCTGAAACAAATGTTTCAGTCCTATTTTTATTAAATTGAAATGTTGAAAGTAAACATACTTCAATTAATTAATGATTAATGAATAGAAGTTATTCATTATAAACAAAGTATGTTTTAGCAAATTCAACTGTTCATTAAAACGTCTTTGGTTTTATTACATTATATACGTAACTTACAGTCTTATTTTTCAAATCCTTTATGACATCTATTAATTTTCTAGGAATGAACCCTAACTAGTGTTAAAATATGTAAAGTATATAAAAGCACGTAGGGAGGTTAATCGCATGGATGGAATGTATGAGCATCAACAAATGCCACATAGTCATGAAGCGGAACAATCCGTTTTAGGTGCGATATTTTTAGATCCTGAATTGATGTCGTCAACACAAGAAATTTTATTACCTGAATCTTTTTATCGCACTGCCCATCAACATATTTTCCGTGCGATGATGAACCTTAATGAGGATGGCAATGACATCGATATTGTTACGGTGTTAGACCGTCTTACTCAAGATGGGGTCATCAGTGAGTCCGGGGGACCAGAATATCTTGCTGAAATTACATCAAATGTTCCGACGACGCGTAACATTCAATACTATACGGATGTTGTCTTTAAAAATGCGGTTAAACGAAAATTAATTCACACAGCAGATAGTATAGCAAATGATGGCTATAATGAAGAGTTAGACATTGATACCGTTTTAAATGATGCAGAGCGTCGTATTTTAGAATTATCTTCTACGCGTGAAAGTGATGGTTTTAAAGATATTCGTGATGTTCTAGGACAAGTGTATGATAATGCGGAAGCGCTTGATCAAAATAGCGGTCAGACGCCAGGGATTCCTACAGGCTATCGTGATCTTGACCAAATGACAGCAGGATTTAACCGTAACGATTTAATCATTTTAGCGGCACGTCCATCGGTAGGTAAGACTGCCTTTGCATTAAACATCGCACAAAAAGTTGCAACCCATGAAGATCAATATACGGTCGGTATTTTCTCGCTCGAGATGGGTGCGGACCAACTGGCAACACGTATGATATGTAGTTCCGGAAATGTTGATTCTAACCGTTTACGTACAGGTACTATGACGGAAGAGGATTGGAATCGATTTACAGTAGCGGTCGGTAAACTTTCTCGTACAAAAATATTTATCGATGATACACCAGGGATCCGTATTACCGATTTGCGTTCCAAATGTCGTCGATTGAAGCAAGAACATGGACTTGATATGATTGTGATTGACTATTTACAGTTGATTCAAGGAAGTGGTTCGCGTGCATCTGATAACCGTCAACAAGAAGTTTCTGAGATTTCACGTATGCTAAAAGGGATTGCCCGTGAGTTAGAGTGTCCTGTAATTGCATTGAGTCAGTTATCACGTGGTGTGGAGCAACGTCAAGATAAGCGACCAATGATGAGTGATATTCGTGAATCTGGATCAATTGAACAAGATGCCGACATTGTTGCCTTTTTATATCGTGATGATTATTATAATCGCGGTGATGGCGATGAAGATGATGACGACGCAGGGTTTGAACCTCAAACAAATAATGAAAATGGTGAGATTGAAATCATTATCGCCAAGCAACGTAACGGCCCTACAGGGACAGTGAAATTGCACTTCATGAAACAATATAATAAATTTACAGATATTGATTATGCACATGCTGATATGGGTTAAATAAAATGTGACAAATTTAAGTCTAAAAAATAATTTTTCCGTACATTAAACGATTAAATGATTTTAATGTACGGTTTTTTAATTGATTTTTCGATTGTATTTTGTGTTAAGTATGGATTTTGAAATGTTTATTTTCTACTATAAACGCTATAATAATGCGCAGTCATAAGCTTGAGGAGACATTCAACGCAACAACGTCATGAAAATTTTCATAGATTTTAACGTTCGTTTTTTGGTTTGCATTCCACCAAGCATACTGGTAAAATACACTTTGGTTAATTGAGAAAACGTTGGAGGTGCTCTTATGTCATCAATCGTAGTAGTTGGGACACAATGGGGAGACGAAGGTAAAGGTAAAATTACAGACTTTTTAGCAGAACAAGCAGATGTGATTACACGTTTTTCAGGCGGTAATAATGCAGGACATACAATTAAATTCGATGGTGAAACTTACAAACTTCATTTGGTGCCATCAGGTATTTTTTATAAAGAAAAATTATCAGTTATTGGTAACGGTGTAGTCGTAGATCCTGTTGCTTTATTAAAAGAATTAGATGGCTTAAATGAACGTGGAATTGCGACTGATAATCTGCGCATTTCTAACCGTGCACACGTCATTCTACCGTATCACTTAAAACAAGACGAATTAGAAGAAGAGCGTCGTGGTGATAATAAAATCGGTACTACGAAAAAAGGTATCGGCCCAGCTTACGTAGATAAAGCACAACGTATTGGCATTCGTATGGCAGATCTTTTAGACAAAGAGGTTTTCGAACAACGCTTAAAAGAAAATTTAGCATATAAAAATGACTATTTCCAAGGTATGTTTAAACAAGATGCACCATCGTTTGATGATATTTTCGAACCGTATTACGAAGCTGGTCAACGTCTTGCACAGTATGTGACAGACACAGCTAAAGTATTAGATGATGCATTCGTAGCTGACGAAAAAGTTCTATTTGAAGGTGCACAAGGTGTTATGTTAGACATCGACCACGGAACGTATCCTTTTGTAACGTCAAGTAACCCGGTTGCTGGTAACGTTACAGTAGGTACAGGTGTTGGTCCTACACACGTATCTAAAGTGGTAGGTGTATGTAAAGCATATACGTCACGTGTAGGTGATGGTCCATTCCCAACAGAATTATTTAATGAAGAAGGTCACCACATTCGCGAAGTTGGTCGTGAATACGGTACGACTACAGGACGTCCGCGTCGTGTAGGTTGGTTTGATTCGGTCGTGTTACGTCACTCTCGCCGTGTAAGTGGAATTACGGATTTATCAATTAATTCTATCGACGTGTTAACAGGTTTAGATACAGTTAAAATTTGTACAGCGTATGAGCTTGATGGTAAAGAAATTACAGAATACCCTGCTAACTTAAATGACTTAAAACGTTGTAAACCAATTTTTGAAGAACTACCTGGTTGGACGGAAGATATTACAGGTGTGCGTAGTTTAGATGAATTACCTGACAATGCGCGTCGTTACTTAGAACGTATTTCAGAATTATGTAACGTTCACATTTCTATCTTCTCAGTAGGTCCAGACCGCAACCAAACAAATATTGTTGAAAAATTATGGGTATAATCCATCAGAGGTAAGACTTACCGCAATATTACGGTAAGACTGACGCATGATATAAAAGCCAGCAAAGTCACAGATTTTGCTGGCTTTTTTGTATATTATTGATTATGTTCATTTCGGTCTATCATTGCCATATGAAGGTCGTGAATCATCGCGATGAGTGGACGGATGATCATCTGAATACTCCCAATAACGAATAATACAGTGCCTTGAAATACGGTAGAATCGGAGAAAAATAAAAAACTACCGATGAGAAAAATGAGGCCAATTACGACGTCATTAAGTTGGTATAGCGCTTTATAGACAAATGATTTTCTATTTTTTTGGTCTCTAAAGTTAATATTGGGTTGTGTTTTTTTAGGCATACGTGCACCTCTCCCTTAAGTTTGTAATATACTTTACCCGTAATTGTGTTATAGAAAAGGTGTGAATAAAATAAGAATTTATATACCTATATGCTGTATGTTTTTTTCATTTAAATGCCATTTATTCGAGAATTAAAAGGATGAACATACCACATTTATACAGTTAAACCCCTGATATTAAAGGGTTTTCAACCGCTATATTACTTTTGTAAAGCGTGTGTGAAAAATTATTGAAAAAAATTTAAAATTTATCTTGCCAACGTGAAAATGGGGTGCTATAATCAATCTTGTGTTCAAAAGAGGCTCCTTGGTCAAGCGGTTAAGACACCGCCCTTTCACGGCGGTAACACGGGTTCGAGTCCCGTAGGAGTCACCATGATATGGTCCCGTAGTGGAGCGGTTTAACACGCCTGCCTGTCACGCAGGAGATCGCGGGTTCGATTCCCGTCGGGACCGCTACTTGCTCATCCAAATATGGATGGGCATTTTTTTATGCTAGGAATACGTACACCAGTTATTTATATCTTAATGGCAACCTATGATATCGATATGTTTATCATAGTGTTGCCTTTTTCTTTCTCTCATTGACGTATAAAGTAAATGATAGAATTTGCCCCTTAGAAGTGATACATTATAAGGTATAGGATTATGCCAATTGGAAACGTATAATTTTGCACTTTAATATGAAATGGGGTCAAAGCATATGGCGAGAAAAGTAGTCGTAGTCGACGATGAAAAACCAATTGCGGATATATTAGAATTTAACTTGAAAAAAGAAGGTTACGAGGTTTATGTAGCCTACGACGGTGATGATGCCGTGGACTTAATTTATGAAAAAGAACCAGATATCGTATTATTAG
The sequence above is a segment of the Staphylococcus hyicus genome. Coding sequences within it:
- the dnaB gene encoding replicative DNA helicase; the protein is MDGMYEHQQMPHSHEAEQSVLGAIFLDPELMSSTQEILLPESFYRTAHQHIFRAMMNLNEDGNDIDIVTVLDRLTQDGVISESGGPEYLAEITSNVPTTRNIQYYTDVVFKNAVKRKLIHTADSIANDGYNEELDIDTVLNDAERRILELSSTRESDGFKDIRDVLGQVYDNAEALDQNSGQTPGIPTGYRDLDQMTAGFNRNDLIILAARPSVGKTAFALNIAQKVATHEDQYTVGIFSLEMGADQLATRMICSSGNVDSNRLRTGTMTEEDWNRFTVAVGKLSRTKIFIDDTPGIRITDLRSKCRRLKQEHGLDMIVIDYLQLIQGSGSRASDNRQQEVSEISRMLKGIARELECPVIALSQLSRGVEQRQDKRPMMSDIRESGSIEQDADIVAFLYRDDYYNRGDGDEDDDDAGFEPQTNNENGEIEIIIAKQRNGPTGTVKLHFMKQYNKFTDIDYAHADMG
- a CDS encoding YrhK family protein, with the translated sequence MPKKTQPNINFRDQKNRKSFVYKALYQLNDVVIGLIFLIGSFLFFSDSTVFQGTVLFVIGSIQMIIRPLIAMIHDLHMAMIDRNEHNQ
- a CDS encoding adenylosuccinate synthase; its protein translation is MSSIVVVGTQWGDEGKGKITDFLAEQADVITRFSGGNNAGHTIKFDGETYKLHLVPSGIFYKEKLSVIGNGVVVDPVALLKELDGLNERGIATDNLRISNRAHVILPYHLKQDELEEERRGDNKIGTTKKGIGPAYVDKAQRIGIRMADLLDKEVFEQRLKENLAYKNDYFQGMFKQDAPSFDDIFEPYYEAGQRLAQYVTDTAKVLDDAFVADEKVLFEGAQGVMLDIDHGTYPFVTSSNPVAGNVTVGTGVGPTHVSKVVGVCKAYTSRVGDGPFPTELFNEEGHHIREVGREYGTTTGRPRRVGWFDSVVLRHSRRVSGITDLSINSIDVLTGLDTVKICTAYELDGKEITEYPANLNDLKRCKPIFEELPGWTEDITGVRSLDELPDNARRYLERISELCNVHISIFSVGPDRNQTNIVEKLWV
- the rplI gene encoding 50S ribosomal protein L9 yields the protein MKVIFTQDVKGKGKKGEVKDVPVGYANNFLIKNNYAVEATPGNLKKLEQQNKRIEKDKQQELDDAKVLKAKLESLEVEVTAKSGESGKLFGSVSTKQIAEALNKQHGIKIDKRKMELSHGIQALGYTNVPVKLHKEVEGVIRVHTVEK